In a single window of the Micromonospora inositola genome:
- the tmk gene encoding dTMP kinase yields the protein MPSSGPARGGTAIESQKNGESPGVSSPGDQADRSAAAAIRSVLRIRPFRRLWIVLGVASFGDWLGLLATSVFAAAQVSGSTAQGAAFGGVIAVRLLPALVLGPVAGVFADRFDRRWTMVICDVLRFVLFASIPLYALTGASGGLVVTWAAIATFLIETITLLWIPAKEAAVPNLIPRARLETANQLTLITTYGLTPVAAAVGLAVLDRSVRGLAGGEMPNWAEPAQLALWFNAFSRLATALVVALGIKEISRSQADERERAEQSIFRQFTEGWRYIGQTPLVRGLVLGIFGAFAGGGIVVGTAKFFAASLGAGDAAFFLLFGAIFIGLAIGIGLGPMIVRDMSRRRWFGMSIVLASASVLVLAFAIHLSMAILGAILVGAGAGMAFLAGTTLLGGEVADEVRGRVFAVVQIGTRLVLILAIALSSLLVGVGGSRKLTIADLGISVSSTRLLLLAAGAAGIFAGISAFGQMDDKKGVPVLADLWGSIRGRPLLPAEPFVSSGLFVVFEGGEGAGKSTQLLALAERLREQGRDVVVTREPGATGVGERIRSLVLDNAGAEAPSPRAEALLYAADRAHHVASVVRPALVRGAVVISDRYVDSSLAYQGAGRTLPVQEVSWLSSWATGGLKPDLVVLLDVDPHTGLSRVESRSSGADRLEAESIAFHERVRYAFLDLAAADPKRYLVLDASRPVEEIADAVARRVEEFLADPAAIVHPRPAHGPDTTVQPELSDAELVTMEPPS from the coding sequence ATGCCCAGCTCTGGGCCGGCACGTGGAGGTACGGCCATCGAAAGCCAGAAGAACGGCGAGTCGCCCGGCGTGTCGTCGCCCGGTGACCAGGCCGACCGGTCCGCCGCCGCGGCGATCCGCTCGGTGCTGCGCATCCGGCCGTTCCGCCGGCTCTGGATCGTGCTCGGTGTCGCCTCGTTCGGCGACTGGCTCGGCCTGCTCGCCACCTCCGTGTTCGCCGCCGCGCAGGTGTCCGGCAGCACCGCCCAGGGCGCCGCGTTCGGTGGCGTCATCGCGGTCCGGCTGCTGCCGGCGCTGGTGCTCGGGCCGGTGGCCGGCGTCTTCGCCGACCGGTTCGACCGGCGCTGGACGATGGTCATCTGCGACGTGCTGCGGTTCGTGCTCTTCGCCTCGATCCCGCTCTACGCCCTCACCGGGGCCAGTGGCGGGCTGGTGGTCACCTGGGCGGCGATCGCCACCTTCCTGATCGAGACGATCACCCTGCTCTGGATCCCGGCCAAGGAGGCCGCGGTCCCGAACCTGATCCCGCGGGCCCGGCTGGAGACCGCCAACCAGCTCACCCTGATCACCACGTACGGCCTGACCCCGGTGGCCGCCGCGGTCGGCCTGGCGGTGCTCGACCGCAGCGTGCGCGGGCTGGCCGGGGGCGAGATGCCGAACTGGGCGGAGCCGGCCCAGCTCGCCCTCTGGTTCAATGCGTTCTCCCGGCTGGCCACCGCGCTGGTGGTGGCCCTCGGCATCAAGGAGATCAGCCGGAGCCAGGCCGACGAGCGGGAACGCGCCGAGCAGAGCATATTCCGCCAGTTCACCGAGGGCTGGCGGTACATCGGCCAGACCCCGCTGGTGCGCGGCCTGGTGCTCGGCATCTTCGGCGCGTTCGCCGGCGGCGGCATCGTGGTCGGCACGGCCAAGTTCTTCGCCGCCTCGCTCGGCGCCGGCGACGCCGCCTTCTTCCTGCTCTTCGGCGCCATCTTCATCGGTCTGGCGATCGGCATCGGGCTCGGACCGATGATCGTCCGGGACATGTCCCGGCGCCGCTGGTTCGGCATGAGCATCGTGCTGGCCAGCGCCTCCGTGCTGGTGCTCGCCTTCGCCATCCACCTGTCGATGGCGATCCTCGGCGCGATCCTGGTCGGCGCGGGCGCCGGCATGGCCTTCCTGGCCGGCACCACGCTGCTCGGCGGCGAGGTCGCCGACGAGGTGCGCGGCCGGGTCTTCGCGGTGGTGCAGATCGGCACCCGGCTGGTGCTGATCCTGGCCATCGCGCTGAGCAGCCTCCTGGTGGGCGTCGGCGGCTCGCGCAAGCTGACCATCGCCGACCTGGGCATCTCCGTCTCCTCGACCCGGCTGCTGCTGCTCGCCGCCGGCGCCGCCGGCATCTTCGCCGGGATCAGCGCCTTCGGTCAGATGGACGACAAGAAGGGCGTTCCGGTCCTGGCCGACCTCTGGGGTTCGATCCGGGGCCGTCCGCTGCTGCCAGCCGAGCCGTTCGTCTCCAGCGGCCTCTTCGTGGTCTTCGAGGGCGGCGAGGGCGCCGGCAAGTCCACCCAGCTCCTCGCGCTCGCCGAGCGGCTGCGCGAGCAGGGCCGGGACGTGGTGGTGACCCGGGAGCCGGGCGCCACCGGTGTCGGCGAGCGGATCCGCTCGCTGGTGCTGGACAACGCCGGCGCGGAGGCGCCGTCGCCGCGCGCCGAGGCGCTGCTCTACGCCGCGGACCGGGCGCACCACGTCGCCTCCGTGGTCCGGCCGGCGCTGGTCCGGGGCGCGGTGGTGATCAGCGACCGGTACGTCGACTCGTCCCTGGCGTACCAGGGCGCCGGTCGTACGCTGCCGGTGCAGGAGGTCTCCTGGCTCTCCTCGTGGGCCACCGGCGGGCTCAAGCCCGACCTGGTGGTGCTCCTCGACGTGGACCCGCACACCGGACTGTCCCGGGTCGAGTCCCGCAGCTCGGGCGCCGACCGGCTGGAGGCCGAGTCGATCGCCTTCCACGAGCGGGTCCGGTACGCCTTCCTCGACCTGGCCGCCGCCGACCCGAAGCGCTACCTGGTGCTCGACGCGTCCCGCCCGGTCGAGGAGATCGCCGACGCGGTGGCCCGGCGGGTGGAGGAGTTCCTGGCCGACCCGGCCGCCATCGTGCACCCGCGCCCGGCGCACGGTCCGGACACCACGGTCCAGCCGGAGTTATCCGACGCGGAGCTGGTGACCATGGAGCCCCCCAGCTGA
- a CDS encoding DNA polymerase III subunit delta' has translation MPDVFADLVGQDEAVDTLRRAAASAAALLRAAAVGAARVAEPDELDALAEAAEEPAGTGREPGAGMTHAWIFTGPPGSGRSVAARAFAAALQCVHGTGCGRCPGCHTTMTGTHADVRLVVPEGLSIGVNEMRALVLRAASTPSGGRWQVVIIEDADRLTEAAGNALLKAIEEPPPRTVFLLCAPSTHPDDISVTIRSRCRVVPLRQPPAAAVAEVLVRRDGIAPDVAEWAAAAAQGHVGRARRLARDPEARQRRDAVLAVPRRLTGVGAAFDAASALIEAAEAEAAASVTEIDETERAALQTALGAGGTGRGAAGAMRGAAGQLKDLEKRQKSRATRAQRDALDRALVDLAGFYRDALTMALRAPVAPVHTDTAAVAEAGAQKWDAEGALRRLEAVLECRAAIEANVKPRIAVEAMMLALWKG, from the coding sequence ATGCCGGACGTCTTCGCCGACCTGGTCGGGCAGGACGAGGCCGTCGACACGCTGCGCCGCGCCGCCGCCTCGGCCGCCGCCCTGCTGCGGGCCGCCGCGGTCGGCGCCGCCAGGGTGGCCGAGCCCGACGAGCTGGACGCGCTCGCCGAGGCCGCCGAGGAACCGGCCGGGACCGGCCGGGAGCCGGGGGCGGGGATGACCCACGCCTGGATCTTCACCGGGCCGCCCGGCTCGGGCCGGTCGGTGGCCGCGCGGGCGTTCGCCGCCGCGTTGCAGTGCGTGCACGGCACCGGCTGCGGCCGGTGCCCCGGCTGTCACACCACGATGACCGGCACGCACGCCGACGTCCGGCTGGTGGTGCCGGAGGGGCTCTCCATCGGAGTCAACGAGATGCGCGCCCTGGTGCTCCGGGCGGCCAGCACGCCGTCCGGCGGGCGGTGGCAGGTCGTCATTATCGAGGACGCCGACCGGCTCACCGAGGCGGCCGGGAATGCCCTGCTCAAGGCCATCGAGGAGCCGCCCCCGCGGACGGTGTTCCTGCTCTGCGCCCCGTCCACCCACCCGGACGACATCTCGGTGACCATCCGCTCGCGCTGCCGGGTCGTACCGCTGCGGCAGCCGCCGGCGGCGGCGGTGGCCGAGGTGCTGGTACGCCGGGACGGGATCGCGCCCGACGTGGCGGAATGGGCGGCGGCGGCCGCGCAGGGGCACGTGGGCCGGGCCCGGCGGCTGGCCCGCGACCCGGAGGCCCGGCAGCGCCGCGACGCCGTGCTCGCGGTGCCGCGCCGGCTGACCGGGGTGGGCGCGGCCTTCGACGCCGCCTCCGCGCTGATCGAGGCGGCCGAGGCGGAGGCCGCGGCGTCGGTCACCGAGATCGACGAGACGGAACGCGCGGCGTTGCAGACCGCGCTCGGCGCGGGTGGCACCGGCCGGGGCGCGGCCGGTGCGATGCGCGGCGCGGCCGGCCAGCTCAAGGACCTGGAGAAGCGGCAGAAGTCGCGGGCCACCCGGGCCCAGCGGGACGCCCTGGATCGGGCCCTGGTCGACCTGGCCGGCTTCTACCGGGACGCGCTCACCATGGCGCTGCGCGCCCCGGTCGCGCCGGTGCACACCGACACCGCCGCGGTCGCCGAGGCGGGCGCGCAGAAGTGGGACGCCGAGGGGGCGCTGCGCCGGCTGGAGGCCGTGCTGGAGTGCCGGGCGGCGATCGAGGCGAACGTGAAGCCGCGGATCGCGGTGGAGGCGATGATGCTCGCCCTCTGGAAGGGTTGA
- a CDS encoding alanine racemase — MATESDRLRARLDRATAHLDPPYAVVDLAAFDANAAALADRAGGKPVRVASKSVRSRDLLTRALDRPGWRGVMAFTLPEAIWLARAGVSTDVLVAYPTADRGALAELAADPALADAVTLMVDGTEQLDLVDEVCPPGRRPALRVCLDLDASWRPLGGRVHVGVRRSPVHSARAAAALAAAVAGRPGFRLVGLMSYEAQIAGLGDAPPGQALLGTAIRVAQRGSYRELLARRAAAVAAVRDHADLEFVNGGGTGSVAATSADPAVTEVTAGSGLYGPTLFDAYRAWRPAPAAFFACAVVRRPAPGLATVLGGGWIASGPAADSRLPRPWLPAGLKLLGPEGAGEVQTPLAGAAAALLRVGDRVWFRHAKAGELCEHVNELHLVEGDAVVATVPTYRGEGRAFL; from the coding sequence GTGGCCACCGAAAGTGACAGACTTCGCGCTCGCCTGGATCGGGCGACCGCCCACCTCGACCCGCCGTACGCCGTGGTCGACCTCGCCGCCTTCGACGCCAACGCGGCCGCGCTGGCCGACCGGGCCGGGGGCAAGCCGGTCCGGGTCGCCAGCAAGTCGGTCCGCTCCCGGGATCTGCTGACCCGGGCGCTGGACCGGCCCGGCTGGCGGGGGGTGATGGCATTCACCCTGCCCGAGGCGATCTGGCTGGCCCGGGCCGGCGTCTCGACCGACGTGCTGGTGGCCTATCCCACCGCGGACCGGGGTGCCCTCGCCGAACTGGCGGCCGACCCGGCGCTCGCCGACGCGGTGACGCTGATGGTGGACGGCACCGAACAGCTCGACCTGGTCGACGAGGTGTGCCCACCCGGTCGCCGGCCGGCGCTGCGGGTCTGCCTCGACCTGGACGCCTCCTGGCGCCCACTGGGCGGGCGGGTGCACGTCGGTGTCCGCCGTTCCCCGGTACACAGCGCCCGGGCCGCCGCCGCCCTGGCCGCCGCCGTCGCCGGCCGGCCGGGCTTCCGGCTGGTCGGGCTGATGTCGTACGAGGCGCAGATCGCCGGCCTCGGCGACGCGCCCCCCGGACAGGCCCTGCTGGGTACGGCGATCCGGGTCGCCCAGCGCGGGTCGTACCGCGAGCTGCTGGCCCGGCGCGCGGCGGCGGTCGCCGCGGTACGCGACCACGCCGACCTGGAATTCGTCAACGGCGGCGGCACCGGCAGCGTGGCCGCGACCAGCGCCGATCCCGCGGTCACCGAGGTCACCGCGGGATCCGGCCTGTACGGGCCGACGCTCTTCGACGCGTACCGTGCCTGGCGGCCCGCCCCGGCCGCCTTTTTCGCCTGCGCGGTGGTCCGCCGGCCGGCGCCCGGCCTGGCGACGGTGCTCGGCGGCGGCTGGATCGCCTCCGGCCCCGCCGCCGACAGCCGGCTGCCCCGGCCGTGGCTGCCGGCCGGGTTGAAGCTGCTCGGCCCCGAGGGGGCCGGCGAGGTGCAGACCCCGCTGGCCGGCGCGGCGGCGGCCCTTCTGCGGGTCGGCGACCGGGTGTGGTTCCGACACGCCAAGGCCGGCGAACTCTGCGAGCACGTCAACGAGCTGCACCTGGTCGAGGGGGACGCCGTGGTGGCGACCGTACCCACCTACCGAGGTGAGGGCCGGGCGTTCCTCTGA
- a CDS encoding type VII secretion target, which translates to METLHALAARLDEASATLAGLAHAVTASDPAHPAFGAQSSGRPGEIGRALHRRWTAATDDRAREAAAAAARLAAAAAALRTAADGYAAVDDTARRRLAGEA; encoded by the coding sequence ATGGAGACCCTGCACGCCCTGGCCGCTCGCCTGGACGAGGCGAGCGCCACCCTGGCCGGCCTCGCCCACGCCGTCACCGCCAGCGACCCGGCCCACCCGGCCTTCGGTGCGCAGTCGTCCGGCCGGCCCGGCGAGATCGGCCGTGCCCTGCACCGGCGGTGGACCGCGGCCACCGACGACCGGGCCCGGGAGGCGGCCGCTGCCGCCGCCCGGCTGGCCGCCGCCGCGGCCGCGCTGCGCACCGCCGCCGACGGGTACGCCGCGGTCGACGACACCGCCCGGCGGCGGCTGGCCGGGGAGGCCTGA
- a CDS encoding D-arabinono-1,4-lactone oxidase, producing the protein MPGTPPAWSNWAGNQHSTASAILRPRTVEDITEAVRAAAAAGRRIRAVGSGHSFTGAALTDGDRLELAELDTGVTVDTARRLVTVPAGMTLHALNDLLARHGLALPNLGDIDAQTIAGALSTGTHGTGARLGCLSTFVTALTLVTGAGEVLRCSADEHRDVFAAARVGLGAVGVLVEVTLRCVDAFVLRAHERPAPLDAVLAELPSLIEGHDHVEFYWFPYTSRVQVKTNDRVPADDRPLPRWRGWLDDEFLANTVFAGACRLGRVVPALAPGISAVSARALTGRTYTGRSDRVFCTPRRVRFVEMEYALPRAVLPTALDALRRIVDGLPFKVLFPVEVRFTAADDIWLSHGYGRDSAYLAIHQYVGAPYEPYFRAFEEVATELGGRPHWGKLHWRDAASLAPAYPKFRDFLAVRDRLDPQRVFANDYLDRVLGGAPSGATA; encoded by the coding sequence ATGCCCGGTACGCCACCCGCCTGGTCCAACTGGGCCGGCAACCAGCACAGCACTGCCAGCGCCATCCTGCGCCCTCGGACCGTGGAGGACATCACCGAGGCCGTCCGGGCCGCGGCCGCGGCGGGCCGGCGGATCCGGGCGGTGGGCAGCGGGCACTCGTTCACCGGCGCCGCCCTCACCGACGGGGACCGCCTCGAACTGGCCGAACTGGACACCGGCGTCACCGTCGACACCGCCCGGCGGCTGGTCACCGTGCCGGCCGGGATGACCCTGCACGCCCTCAACGACCTGCTCGCCCGGCACGGCCTGGCGCTGCCCAACCTCGGCGACATCGACGCCCAGACCATCGCCGGCGCGCTCTCCACCGGCACCCACGGCACTGGCGCCCGCCTCGGCTGCCTCTCCACCTTCGTCACGGCGTTGACCCTGGTCACCGGCGCCGGCGAGGTGCTGCGCTGCTCCGCCGACGAACACCGGGACGTCTTCGCCGCCGCCCGGGTCGGCCTCGGCGCGGTCGGGGTGCTGGTCGAGGTCACCCTGCGCTGCGTCGACGCCTTCGTGCTCCGCGCGCACGAACGACCGGCGCCGCTGGACGCGGTGCTCGCCGAGCTGCCGTCCCTGATCGAGGGGCACGACCACGTCGAGTTCTACTGGTTCCCGTACACCTCCCGGGTGCAGGTCAAGACCAACGACCGAGTGCCGGCCGACGACCGGCCGCTGCCGCGGTGGCGCGGCTGGCTGGACGACGAGTTCCTGGCCAACACCGTCTTCGCCGGGGCCTGCCGGCTCGGCCGCGTCGTGCCGGCGCTGGCCCCGGGCATCAGCGCGGTCTCCGCCCGGGCGCTCACCGGACGCACCTACACCGGCCGCTCCGACCGGGTCTTCTGCACCCCGCGCCGGGTCCGGTTCGTGGAGATGGAGTACGCCCTGCCCCGCGCCGTCCTGCCCACCGCGCTCGACGCGCTCCGGCGGATCGTCGACGGGCTCCCGTTCAAGGTGCTCTTCCCCGTCGAGGTGCGGTTCACCGCCGCCGACGACATCTGGCTGTCGCACGGGTACGGCCGCGACTCGGCGTACCTCGCCATCCACCAGTACGTCGGCGCGCCCTACGAGCCGTACTTCCGGGCGTTCGAGGAGGTGGCCACGGAACTGGGCGGTCGCCCGCACTGGGGCAAACTGCACTGGCGCGACGCGGCCTCACTGGCTCCCGCCTACCCGAAGTTCCGGGACTTCCTCGCGGTCCGCGACCGCCTCGACCCACAGCGGGTGTTCGCCAACGACTACCTCGACCGGGTGCTCGGTGGGGCGCCCTCCGGCGCCACCGCCTGA
- a CDS encoding YbaB/EbfC family nucleoid-associated protein, with the protein MPRGEIDEAWIEEAVRRYRRIESLQAEFDQAVATVEVTVRSPDGLVEVVVTAGGRITDVRFLGPLHARNPRDLADSVRAAVTAAADAAQWAREKLHNETFAAYRPLAGA; encoded by the coding sequence ATGCCGCGGGGGGAGATCGACGAGGCCTGGATCGAGGAGGCGGTGCGGCGCTACCGCCGCATCGAGTCCCTGCAGGCCGAGTTCGACCAGGCGGTGGCCACGGTCGAGGTCACCGTCCGCTCGCCCGACGGGCTGGTCGAGGTGGTGGTGACCGCCGGCGGGCGGATCACCGACGTGCGCTTCCTCGGCCCGCTGCACGCCCGCAACCCCCGGGACCTCGCCGACTCCGTGCGGGCCGCGGTGACCGCCGCCGCCGACGCCGCGCAGTGGGCCCGGGAGAAGCTGCACAACGAGACCTTCGCGGCGTACCGGCCGCTCGCGGGGGCGTGA
- a CDS encoding TetR/AcrR family transcriptional regulator, producing MLDACAELVDEVGYEGLTTTLLAERAEVAIGSVYQFFPDKRAIVQALTLRTMESYLQRLDERFASDDLTHWWDGVDAGIDEYITMHRTVPGFRTLHFGDVVDLHLLDEQRDNNGVIADQLARALTERFGLDAPDLRFHLEVAVEAADALIKLAFRRLPEGDERVLAEAKALIREYLHRQVDDRTEATQPG from the coding sequence ATGCTGGACGCCTGTGCCGAGCTCGTCGACGAGGTGGGGTACGAGGGACTGACCACGACCCTGCTCGCCGAGCGCGCCGAGGTGGCGATCGGGTCGGTCTACCAGTTCTTTCCGGACAAGCGGGCGATCGTGCAGGCGTTGACCCTGCGCACGATGGAGTCCTACCTCCAGCGGCTCGACGAGCGGTTCGCCTCCGACGACCTGACCCACTGGTGGGACGGCGTCGACGCGGGGATCGACGAGTACATCACGATGCACCGCACGGTCCCCGGGTTCCGTACCCTGCACTTCGGCGACGTGGTCGACCTGCACCTGCTCGATGAGCAGCGGGACAACAACGGCGTGATCGCCGACCAGTTGGCCCGGGCGCTGACCGAGCGCTTCGGCCTCGACGCGCCCGATCTCCGGTTCCACCTGGAGGTCGCGGTGGAGGCGGCCGACGCCCTGATCAAGCTGGCGTTCCGGCGCCTGCCGGAGGGCGACGAGCGGGTGCTGGCCGAGGCGAAGGCGCTGATCCGGGAGTACCTGCACCGCCAGGTCGACGACCGGACCGAGGCAACGCAGCCCGGCTGA
- a CDS encoding CapA family protein has translation MVAAAVTRRRVLLGAATGALLLAVAVVGSRAMDDEGPVPAGTTASPAHPRTVAPGSFTGPARNPAGRRTVRLLAAGDVLVHPEVTAQARRDATRSGKPGGLDFAPMFTGVAPAVGGADLALCHLETPLADPAGPFSGYPSFNAPPQVLDGVRSAGFDGCSTASNHTLDQGADGVSRTVRALDAAGLGHTGSARSAAEAATARIYRVGDVRVAHLAYSLNFNGLSRPPGQEWLANLIDPPEILAAAHRARAAGADIVVLSLHWGTEYQHLPDADQQAWARQLISSPDVDLILGHHAHAVQPFQRFGDKWVVFGMGNELARHAEPVDDNREGVMARATFTETAPGRWTVTRMEALPTWTDLAPDLRLVDLTAALADHATPAGVRGDYRAAYERVLGYVRALGAGQAVAPEGAPPSTRSR, from the coding sequence ATGGTCGCAGCCGCCGTCACGCGCCGCCGGGTGCTCCTCGGCGCGGCGACGGGAGCGCTGCTGCTCGCCGTGGCCGTGGTCGGCTCCCGGGCGATGGACGACGAGGGACCCGTGCCGGCCGGCACCACCGCGTCACCGGCCCACCCGCGGACCGTCGCCCCCGGGTCGTTCACCGGGCCGGCCCGGAATCCCGCCGGCCGGCGTACCGTCCGGCTCCTCGCCGCGGGTGACGTCCTGGTCCACCCGGAGGTGACCGCCCAGGCGCGCCGTGACGCCACCCGGTCCGGCAAGCCGGGAGGCCTGGACTTCGCCCCGATGTTCACCGGCGTCGCCCCGGCCGTCGGCGGCGCCGACCTCGCGCTGTGCCACCTCGAGACGCCGCTGGCCGATCCCGCCGGCCCGTTCTCCGGCTATCCGTCGTTCAACGCGCCCCCGCAGGTGCTCGACGGGGTGCGCTCCGCCGGCTTCGACGGCTGCTCGACCGCCTCCAACCACACCCTCGACCAGGGCGCCGACGGGGTGTCCCGGACGGTCCGCGCGCTCGACGCCGCCGGGCTGGGCCACACCGGCAGCGCCCGGAGCGCCGCCGAAGCGGCCACCGCCCGGATCTACCGGGTCGGCGACGTCCGCGTCGCCCACCTGGCGTACAGCTTGAACTTCAACGGGCTGAGCCGCCCGCCCGGCCAGGAGTGGTTGGCCAACCTCATCGACCCGCCCGAGATCCTCGCCGCCGCCCACCGCGCGCGGGCCGCCGGCGCCGACATCGTCGTGCTCAGCCTGCACTGGGGTACGGAGTACCAGCACCTGCCGGACGCCGACCAGCAGGCCTGGGCGCGGCAGTTGATCTCTTCACCCGACGTCGACCTCATCCTGGGCCACCACGCCCACGCGGTGCAGCCGTTCCAGCGCTTCGGCGACAAGTGGGTGGTCTTCGGGATGGGGAACGAGCTGGCCCGGCACGCCGAGCCGGTCGACGACAACCGCGAGGGTGTGATGGCGCGGGCGACCTTCACCGAGACCGCCCCCGGGCGCTGGACGGTGACCCGGATGGAGGCGCTGCCCACCTGGACCGACCTGGCGCCGGACCTCCGGCTGGTCGATCTGACCGCTGCGCTGGCCGACCACGCCACCCCGGCGGGCGTGCGGGGCGACTACCGGGCGGCGTACGAGCGGGTGCTCGGCTACGTCCGGGCCCTGGGTGCCGGTCAGGCGGTGGCGCCGGAGGGCGCCCCACCGAGCACCCGGTCGAGGTAG